Genomic segment of Terriglobales bacterium:
CCTCGCACGACGTGGTCAGCCGGGTGCGCAAGCTGTTGGACGAGCGCTCGGTCGGACACTTGGGAACGCTCGACCCCATGGCCACCGGCGTGCTACCCCTGGTCGTGGGGCGCATGACGCGCCTAGCCCAGTTTTATACCACGGCGGAAAAGAGCTACGAGGGGGAAATCCGCTTCGGCTTCGCCACCGACACCTACGACGCCGAGGGCGAGCCCCTCGGACCGATTCGGGAAGCCCGTCTCTCCCTGGAAGAGGTGCAGGCCATAGCGACCAGGTTCCTCGGACCCATCCAGCAGATGCCGCCTCCGTTCTCGGCCAAGAAGATCGCCGGCGTGCCCGCCTACAAGCTGGCGCGCAAGAAAAAG
This window contains:
- the truB gene encoding tRNA pseudouridine(55) synthase TruB, which codes for MNGVLIIDKAAGLTSHDVVSRVRKLLDERSVGHLGTLDPMATGVLPLVVGRMTRLAQFYTTAEKSYEGEIRFGFATDTYDAEGEPLGPIREARLSLEEVQAIATRFLGPIQQMPPPFSAKKIAGVPAYKLARKKKEVPLQPVQVEIRELEILRVEADRARFRARVAPGTYLRSVAHDMGQALGVGAHLSSLRRT